In Pyxidicoccus xibeiensis, the following proteins share a genomic window:
- a CDS encoding GNAT family N-acetyltransferase codes for MSLLRRATRDDNAALLDLFGDVPMQGELVLSTQRAPDYFALFDMQRGDAEVWVHGEAGGPLDGMGAIHVRDGWLDGRPCRVGYLGDLRTRFAARRVRGLARHFGPVLEETAERLGVDSFLTAVMASNAAALKALVRKRPGRQAQPHYALLRRFSAVSIQFLLRRRPRPGAFAVRRATPADVPAMAALLDADHRARPFGYRYDTGELEHRFARWPGLRVVDAYLAFDTGGRLVGCTSAWNPDAVKRYRVHAYRGGMRWVRLGFNAAATVTRAPRLPAPGSDFRYFYLCNTSILGEDPAIFRALLEQVYADFHGQGFHFFTLYLGEDDALASALKGFLQRQLDFHLYAVTPASRPRDTFPPGRTGFEIALP; via the coding sequence CGACGTCCCCATGCAGGGCGAGCTGGTGCTCTCCACCCAGCGCGCCCCCGACTACTTCGCCCTCTTCGACATGCAGCGCGGCGACGCCGAGGTGTGGGTCCACGGCGAGGCAGGAGGCCCGCTCGACGGCATGGGCGCCATCCACGTGCGCGACGGCTGGCTGGACGGCCGCCCGTGCCGCGTGGGCTACCTGGGCGACCTGCGCACCCGCTTCGCCGCGCGCCGCGTCCGCGGCCTGGCCCGCCACTTCGGCCCCGTGCTGGAAGAAACAGCCGAGCGGCTGGGCGTGGACAGCTTCCTCACCGCCGTCATGGCCTCCAACGCCGCCGCCCTCAAGGCCCTGGTGCGCAAGCGGCCCGGCCGTCAGGCCCAGCCCCACTACGCGCTGCTGCGCCGCTTCTCCGCCGTCTCCATCCAGTTCCTCCTGCGCCGCCGCCCGCGCCCCGGCGCCTTCGCCGTGCGCCGCGCCACCCCCGCCGACGTGCCTGCCATGGCCGCGCTGCTGGACGCGGACCACCGCGCGCGCCCCTTCGGCTACCGCTACGACACCGGCGAGCTGGAGCACCGCTTCGCCCGCTGGCCCGGGCTGCGCGTGGTGGACGCGTACCTCGCCTTCGACACGGGCGGACGGCTGGTGGGCTGCACCTCCGCGTGGAACCCCGACGCCGTGAAGCGCTACCGCGTCCACGCGTACCGGGGCGGCATGCGCTGGGTGCGGCTGGGCTTCAACGCCGCGGCCACGGTGACACGAGCGCCGCGCCTGCCCGCGCCCGGCAGCGACTTCCGCTACTTCTACCTCTGCAACACCAGCATCCTCGGCGAGGACCCGGCCATCTTCCGCGCCCTGCTGGAGCAGGTGTACGCGGACTTCCACGGCCAGGGCTTCCACTTCTTCACCCTGTACCTGGGCGAGGACGACGCGCTGGCCTCGGCGCTGAAGGGCTTCCTCCAGCGTCAGCTCGACTTCCACCTGTATGCCGTCACCCCCGCGTCACGCCCGCGCGACACCTTCCCTCCCGGACGCACCGGCTTCGAAATCGCCCTGCCCTAG